The DNA region AATTCTCACAATCAGATCAATTCAAGTGATTGCTTGAATGCAGACAAAATAGACAAGCCCGATTAAAATAACGATTTAATAGAAAATTCGTCATGATCGCGATCAGCCAGTTACAAAAGATTTAGCCACGCCGCTCGCCATGCCGCCGATGGGCGGTTGCTCAGAACGATTGCAATAGCTACTCATCTAAACCTTATGCGATCCAACTCAACTTGTTTGCCTTGGCCATGGGGTCGGGGTGTTGTGCTTCCGATGGTTCTGAGTGCCTGTGTTGGCACGATCGGGATTAGTCCAGCGGCGCGATCGGAAGAAGTGCGCCTATCCACCAATTCCGCCACCGCGTCCTGTGAAGAATTAGCCAAGGCGGCCATCTTCACGGGCCCAGGTAACTGCTTGGCGGCCAATGGCGATCGCTACGAGGGAGACTTTGTGGCGGGTCAGCGCACGGGGCGCGGCCGCTATGCCTATGCGGCGGGTGGGGTTTATGAAGGCCAGGTGGTGAACGGCAAGCTGCAAGGGCGGGGGCTTTATGTGTCGCCTGCGGGCGATCGCTATGAAGGAGACTTTATGGCGGGACAGTTCAACGGCCGCGGCAATTACCGCACCGCCAATGGCGATCGCTACGAAGGGGAATTTCGCAACAATGCTTTCCACGGTCGCGGCATCTATAGCTATGCCAATGGGCAACAGTTGGCGGGGCTGTGGGAAGGGGGCCGACTCAAGGAGTCCCAGTCGATCGAAGCCGTGCGCACGGCCTTGAACCAAGCGACCGAGCCGCGATCGCCTGAGCCGGTGACCCCTGCTCCGCGCACCGTACCGGCTCAGACCCCTACCCCCACGCCCCAGAGCCGATCGACCCCCACTTCTGAGGCCACCAATCCGCCAGCGGCGACCCAACCCACCCAGCAACCCACCCAACAACCCACGCCCAGCGCCAGCCCTAACCCACCCACCCAACGGCGATCGGGCTTTGGCGAAACCACCGCACCGGATGTGTTAGCGCAATAGGCTGATCGGTTGCGCCTTGGTGGTGTAGCGGTTTCTGGCCCGATCGGCCCCTGGTGTGCTTTGGTTGCAACCGCTTCCTTGGGTGGCGGTTGTTTTCCCATGGAAATCTTCAATCAGAAGATCCGAATCAGAAGAACTGTTGATTCACCCCAGAGCGGTAGAATGCATCCTGGCTGAGCGCCGGTTGTCTGCCATGGGCCCGCCTTCAATCCCCGAAGCAAGGCCCTGTTCGATCGCCAAACCGCTGCATCTTCGCTCTGACAAGCCCTCAGCCCGGCAATAGTCCTGTTGCCCCGCTCCCCCCTGACCCCCA from Limnothrix sp. FACHB-406 includes:
- a CDS encoding MORN repeat-containing protein, which translates into the protein MVLSACVGTIGISPAARSEEVRLSTNSATASCEELAKAAIFTGPGNCLAANGDRYEGDFVAGQRTGRGRYAYAAGGVYEGQVVNGKLQGRGLYVSPAGDRYEGDFMAGQFNGRGNYRTANGDRYEGEFRNNAFHGRGIYSYANGQQLAGLWEGGRLKESQSIEAVRTALNQATEPRSPEPVTPAPRTVPAQTPTPTPQSRSTPTSEATNPPAATQPTQQPTQQPTPSASPNPPTQRRSGFGETTAPDVLAQ